The DNA window CAAAATTTAGGAGACAAACTccaaataatgttttatttatttgcaaatgCAGTCGTATACAGTATGTCCAGGtagaagttttttttatatctgtttATTGTTTAAAAGTGACAGTGAAGCATCATGTTTTCAGTCCATTTTTGCCCAGGGGGGGACAGACTTAGAACCTTGAACACTGATCAAAAAAATCCATCATTTTTACGTCTCACATCTATTTCACCTGCAAGAgtttggttgtttttgttgcacgtctttgtttgtgctgctgcttctttcttGAGAGACACATATTTGTGTGGTGAACATTTAGTCTGGGTGGGATGTAGTAATGCAACGTCTCATCCAGTCCCAGGCTGATGCTCATTACCGTGGCAGTCGTCATGCAAAGAAGCTGAGGTGTCAGGATAATAAAATCAAGCCGACAGTCTTGCGAGACAGCAATGGATGCAGCTCCGACGCCACCGGTCCAACCCCCCCAGACTCTGGTCAGTTCACTGGAACATTGGATAATCCATAAGATTCTGACACTGCAAACTCTCACCACCTCTCTTTTCCTACAGAACTGAAATCCTCCCTGCTCCCTTCTCACTCTCCCCCTTCATCATCCTTGCCATCCCCTTCCAGCAAAGAAGAAAGCACCCCTGCTGCTCTCCCCACTTCCATTTTCTCCTCCacatcctcctcccctccctcagcACCCCACATCGCTCCTGCTCCACATGAAGATCATACCCCTTCAGCCGAGTCAGAAGAGGAGAAGGCCAAGAAACTGCTCTACTGCTCCCTCTGTAAAGTGGCTGTTAACTCTCTGTCTCAGCTGGAGGCTCATAATGCAGGTGAGCAACATTTTGGGTCACCAGCACAAGTTTGAAATATCCACACAAACATTCTGTTTGCTTGTTTGGTTCGTAAATGTACAAATGGAATATTGTGTTTATTGACCAGTAATATGGAAGGTGAAAAGcctttaaacacaaaaataaatccaatgaAAATAACATTCTCAAGGCAAATGCAGTGCAAAGCAAAGGTCAGTATATTTAAACAGGCAATCATTTCACCAGCACATCTCAATACTGTGTCAATTGGGCATTTCAAGCATGTTTTACTGTAGATTTAATTTTTCAATCACTTGTTTGTACACATTCATAAATTTGCTTCACTTTGCATTTTAATGGAAGAATCACTAATTTAACTGTAGCTGTTTCacagtattttaaataaagttttaagcTTTAACTTAAACTGGTGTAACGATTTAAGACGggtgacccacatgcagcagggaggagactgagaccaaaggTCAAACCCAACTATTaaataagaaaacaaactgaataCACTCAATTTCAGCACTGGGTAGGAGGCTGGAgaactaagaaaaaaaaatgctatacATGAACTGAATAATGTTCAACTTCGACGCTAGAAGGAGgtgaacaaaaaatacaaaacacaaacaaggatTACTCTATTTCTATATTAGAAGGATGCTGGAGAAACAAGATGGTACAAAAGCtcaagagggagacagagtccagaaaataaaatcaaacggTTAAGAAATCCCTGTCCAGTTTTTCTCACATTCACAAACACATTCTCTCTCACACTTACTCAGAACTCAggcacataaaaataaaataaatatgtgataTATATTGTGTAGTGTTCAAATGAGCTCTTGTACATCTTGTATATATGTCTCTGAAAAATACTATATATGCTCAACCATTAATTTCAATGAGATAGACAACTGGTCTTATTAGAAAGTATTTTTGCTTttagttacacacacacattagtatttatattttgtggggaccactcactGCTATAAAGACTTCCCTAGCCCCTGtgcctaaacccaaccatcctaaacaaatggctaaactttaCCATGGCCATGGTTAACTTAAGTTAAATTCAATagtaatgacctagttattttgaagttctcATCATTAGATTAAGGCTTTACCTTGGAGTATTTGTCCCTACAAGTTCAGCtgaaccacacacacatacacacacgtttgtcttcctatcttaatAAGGACCTTTGtgatctttgtgaggacctctcattgccataatgctttcccaggCCTCTCATCCTTTACTTACCATACAAAATAAATGGCTAACATAAACCAGAACTCTGATCCAAACTTAAACCAGACCCACTGACCCTGTTATTCTgcggtcaaacacacacacacagctttgtcGCCACATCTTCAACATCTTTCTTTGTCCAATGTACAGCGCTTTATTGTGAACATGCATATGGCTTGCGAGAATTCTTTCTCCATTGATTTCACGACATCTTTTTACAAGGTTCCAAGCACAAAACTATGCTGGATGCTCGAAGTGGCGCTGGTCCGATCAAGGCCTACCCTCGACCTGgtgccaaacagaaaaacaccaacaactcAGTGGTGAAGGGATCAGGCCTCCATAACAAAACCTTCCACTGTCAGATCTGTGACGTCCATGTGAACTCTGAGATCCAACTCAAACAGGTAAATGCGAAAAATAACATTCTACTCAGTACAGTCCATACATATATCACTGGCATCAGGATACTACAATTGTGTATTTTGTTGATGATATTTTGTTAGACCTAAGAAACCTAATCCTGTGGCTGTCATGATTTAATTCTAAACCTTTGTGCTATACATTTGGTTCTTTCTTTAAGACGGTGAAATTTTTATCTGCACGCTATATGGAACACCAAGTTTAAGTGTGACATAATTTGCAACATTAGAAGCAGAAGTCATGTGAATGTATTTTGTTCTCTTTTTCTCCATCGTCTTGCTGGAATACATTTGGTAATGTCTGAATTTGGACATTTCCATgcattttggtctttttttacacaaaaaaatgcagttttcccTTGCAGGAAACCATTCTTTTTGAAAGTCCCAGCAAAGATGGAATGGAAAACCGTTGGTGTAAAACAGAGTTTGTGGTTGGTTAATATCATACTATCAGCCTGAAAATGCATGCTTGATCTTGTGGGTGCCAGCTGTTTACAGCAGTTTGTTTGGCAGTTGACCATGTCAGAACCGTCctctccatgtttgtttacatggacaCTAGCAGGGCACAGGCACTGGGCCACCACTGGAGCACTGAGACTGTAACTATAATAATGAAGAATGATCTCTGCATTATAAATCCATCTCCAAAAACAGCGTCTGACGCCAGTTTAATGTGACTTGCAGAGTGAGTCACCAACTTGTGTTGACAAGTATCGTGTGCTTTCCTTCACAGCATATCTCCAGCAGGAGGCACAAGGATCGAGTGGCAGGGAAACCCAGCAAGCCCAAGTACAGTCCCTATGCCAAGCAGCAGCGTGGCGTCGCTTCTGTGAGTAGCAGCTCTGAATGACACACTCAAGTGCTTTGCCTTCACCAAGTTATTGCtcttttttctcttcatattaagGAGCCTGTCACCCCCCAAAGGTCCTCCAGCTCAACCTCCCTTCTCTCGGCTCCATCCACGCCACTTCTCCCTACCATTTCGCTCCAGCCTTACTCTTGCTCTTCCATCCGCGTTTTTACTGCCTCAATCCTGCAACCTGCTCCCGGACGGATGAGAACAAGCCAAGAATCGATTCTTTTCACTCCTTATTGATGAGGTTATTTGGAAACCAAGGTGTGATACCAAGAGAGGTCACAAACAGCGGCGTGGACAGTGGACTGttttatgcaaaaaaaaaagttttcaaaaatgcaaacagggctctgtatttttttcctcatattatatattcattttttactGGAAGCAATAAAAGTTATTTGGGACCATTGTTTTCCATTATGATATTGCAAGACGCTGGGTTCAACCAACTCATCCTATGTTGAGCTGACGGTGGTGGTGAATGAAGGACACAGACACACTAATTCAGTTGAAGTCTAATACATCAGGGGAAATCAAACTAAAGAGCAACTCAATTTTTTTGTCGTCACACTGTCATTGgtcaaacatcaaaacaataTGGCCACGCATGTAAACCAAGATTTGGTGGACGACACCAAAGATGGAACTAGCACCTGCAAAAACATCCGCCGTCTTCCCAAACTCCATCGTTTGAGATAAGGCTTGTGTGGAGGTAAGTCAGGCAGTAATTGAACATTGTAAAAATAATGAAGCTACATTTGAGATAAGTGCTGTAGATGATAACTGACCACATCAGAAACAATAACAGGGCTGCGAAGACTAAAGAGTCATGAAATCATAGTCTGCAGTGTCATGTCCCCCCACAACAATGAGTGTTGGAGGTGTGAATTCAGATCAGTGAACAGAGAAATGCCAGGGCCTTGGGGAGTCACTGACCAGCAAAATAAACAGGATTTTGGAGAGCTAAACATGCATGAATGAGCCACTCATATGATTCACGTCATCAAttcacactattttttttttttaattcaaacaaTTTATTAAGAAAAGTGCAAATTCTGTTGAGATCAGGAGATCAGCTAATGTGTAATTTCAGTTTACCTCACAGTTCGAAATAATGAGACTGTCATTTTACTGTGAGGTAATGAATAAAGCTGGGACTTTAATAgatgaatttaaaataattatttactAGTGAATGGATGCAATTAATAGTTAATTTGTGAATCAACTTTCTTATGCAGGGGACCTCTTTCAGTGAACCACTTttcaggtgcaccacattatacagaGTGATTTCATAACCATGAATGGAAAAATCATCAGGATAGAAGCACAATCTACTGTGTTGTTTTGTGCGGTTCATGCAGCAAATAGTTCACACATCACTGGAGCACCTCCACTCTGACGCTTATGTTGTACAGATTCATCAAAAGCCTGATCATTCTGGCGTTAAATGTTACAATGAGTCACGATTCATTCATGTAAATGTGACACCAAACAGCCTTGGACACAAGCACACACCtaataatgttttatttcatgtttccaACCTGGAAAGTAATCTCCTCAGTAAAGCATCCAAAACTAGAGCAGGGTGTTGctgaatatcatttatcaataGTGGATGAGAACCTTTCACATTTCAACAACTTAGGCATCCAATGGTACCTGTTTTTCCTACCGTATGTTTTTGATACCCTCTTCGACActgaaggagtgtttttagttcTTCTGTTTTCCAGTTCGCAGTAACACACCAAAAACAAAGCACCCAATCTAATAGTTGTTTCTGTCTTTCATCCGACACTAGATCAAGACAATGCACTGGtcaaccagcaggtggcagtgtggTCTTTTCTGAGTTTCAGATATCCACAGGCAGGCGATGCCAGAGTTGCTACTATGTGTCCTGACAGAGTGACCCCGACTTGGGCCCTACAAGGATCCACAATGATCTGAGGGTCCTGAATGCCTGGGAGGTGGTCTGCATTTCTAAAATGGATTTAGCACAATCCATTCTGAAGTGGCTTCTACAGAGTGCAGAGAATTGGTCCTACCTTGGGGAgagttgtttttaataaaactaatgtgaatgaaaaatgtgagtGAACCAACAGACTTCGTTCAACGGAATCACTTTACATTGCAGGGACATTCTGATATGACTAGCATCCATGAATGAACTTCTTTTGAATGAagtcaaatgtttctttttttccttgtgaTGATTGTCCGCGGCAACAATTGCGTTTGCCCAGTCCTCCGTCACATCCCACATCTGAGTCACTCCATTGTGTGTCCTACTTACAGGTGCTGCGTGCCATAGGTTGTGGTGCATGTCCCacctgagagacagagagaaaagcaATACAATACATTCACCTGAGCTTAGCCTGGTTCTGTATCATCGAGGGATGTTTTACAGACAAGAGAAGTACTACAACATTGAACTATGAAAATATGCATTCATTATTGTTTGTGGAGTTCTCATTCTTTGACTCAAACAGATCATATGAATTAAATACCAGCCTACCGCTGTATAACCACTTTTATacagggaaaaataaattagaacaaaaaaaaatttccaCTGACGTTTGACGCCAGACCGATATCGACTcgccaatttcggatccaaaacggatcgtcTCGACTCGCTGGTAGCTGACGACAGTCTGTGCATCATACTAGCAAAACTATCCTCAAtcgaacatttatttttcttgttgcttGCGGCTTTGACGTTAGGAGTGTTGTGTGCGCATGCGCATTGCACTGCGGCCTACAtctgttgttttgaattgtggtGCAAG is part of the Synchiropus splendidus isolate RoL2022-P1 chromosome 10, RoL_Sspl_1.0, whole genome shotgun sequence genome and encodes:
- the znf385b gene encoding zinc finger protein 385B; translated protein: MDSSQLSTYAEPATSVGAIPGENGAALSLCEVCNLQLTSAAQARLHYNGRSHLRRVRQLKASGTGHQASGSTGAPIGEALPEAMCTTGSSSGLLKPFLSFPRASSSPGGPFPNYHLMDPVQKAIINHTFGVTVEPKKKQTISCCVCQLRFNSDSQADAHYRGSRHAKKLRCQDNKIKPTVLRDSNGCSSDATGPTPPDSELKSSLLPSHSPPSSSLPSPSSKEESTPAALPTSIFSSTSSSPPSAPHIAPAPHEDHTPSAESEEEKAKKLLYCSLCKVAVNSLSQLEAHNAGSKHKTMLDARSGAGPIKAYPRPGAKQKNTNNSVVKGSGLHNKTFHCQICDVHVNSEIQLKQHISSRRHKDRVAGKPSKPKYSPYAKQQRGVASEPVTPQRSSSSTSLLSAPSTPLLPTISLQPYSCSSIRVFTASILQPAPGRMRTSQESILFTPY